The Candidatus Omnitrophota bacterium genome contains the following window.
GGTGATAGTGTCACCATGGAAGTAACGCTTATAACCCCGATAGCCATGGAAAAGGAACTGCGTTTTGCCATAAGGGAAGGCGGCAGGACAGTCGGGGCCGGCGTCATAAGCGAGATAATAAAATAAGTATTTTAAAGCCGCGGGATTTTTTTAATAAAACAATACGCGGCAGTAACTATAAAAGATATAACGGTGAAGGTATAATAGAATGCGGGAACAGGTATTGTTAGCGTGCAGTGAATGCAAGATCAGGTGGTATTCTACGTCTAAAAACAAAAAGAATACGACGGCCAGGCTTGAGCTGGTGAAGTTTTGCCGCAATTGCCATAAAAGGACCCCGCACAAAGAAATAAAATAAAGAATCATCAATAAATATAATCAGACCTGCCGGCAGGATGGCAGGTTTATTAATAACAAACAAAGGCCTGTAGCTCTAATTGGCTAGAGCAGCGGCCTCCAAAGCCGCGTGTTGGGGGTTCGAATCCCTCCAGGCCTGCCAGGTTTTCAAGGCCGCGGCTTTATAGAAGCAATAGCATAGTTTGATGGGCGGTAGAATATGTTCGGTAAGATTGGCAATTTTATAAGCGAAGTCATGGTTGAGCTCAAAAAGGTATCATGGCCGACAAAAAACGAACTCATAGGCTCAACGATAGTTGTGATAATCAGCGTTCTGGCCATGTCGGCATTTATTGGTGTATGCGATTTTGTATTTTCAAAGGCCGTGCACATTATAATAAGGCAGTAAAATAGTTTATGGAAAAACACTGGTACGTCATACACGCCCTTACAGGCCAGGAAGAAAAGGTCAAGGCGAATATTTTAAACCGTTTGGAGCTTAGCAATTTAAAGGATAAAATCTCGCAGGTGTTGATCCCCACTGAAGTTGTTTCCGAGGTCAAGAGCGGCAAAAAGAAGATTTCCGAAAGAAAATTCTTCCCCGGTTATGTGCTTGTGGAAATGGAACTTACGGATGAGAGCTGGTATCTTATAAAGAATACGCCCGGCGTTACGGGTTTTATCAGCTCCGGGGACAAGCCTACGCCCCTTTTGAATGAAGAGGTGGACAATATACTCAAGCAGAGCGAAGAAAAAAAAGAAAAGCCCATGCCCAAGGTAACGTTTAATCAGGGCGAAAGCGTCCGAATAAAAGAAGGGCCTTTTACTAATTTTAATGGAACGATAGAGGAATTGAACCCTGCCAGGGGCAAACTCAAGGTGTTGGTGATGATATTTGGCAGATCAACACCCGTTGAGCTTGAGTATTGGCAGGTAGAGAGATTATAACGGAAAGAGTAAAACAGTCATGGCAAAAAAAGTTAAGGTGCAGATCAAGCTATATTGTCCCGGCGGCCAGGCCAATCCGGCTCCTCCTGTAGGGCCCGCGTTAGGACAGCACGGGTTAAACATTATGGAATTCTGCAAGTCTTTTAATGAAAAGACAAAAGATAGGCAGGGGCTTACACTGCCTGTTGTTATAAGCGTGTATGAAGACAGGACATTTAGTTTTATTGTCAAAAGCCCTCCGTGTTCTGTCTTGCTTAAAAAGGCGGCAAATATAGCCAAGGCATCAGGCACGCCTAATAAGGAAAAGGTCGCGAAGATAACGCGCGAACAGGCCATAGAAATAGCTAAGGCGAAGATGCAG
Protein-coding sequences here:
- the tuf gene encoding elongation factor Tu (EF-Tu; promotes GTP-dependent binding of aminoacyl-tRNA to the A-site of ribosomes during protein biosynthesis; when the tRNA anticodon matches the mRNA codon, GTP hydrolysis results; the inactive EF-Tu-GDP leaves the ribosome and release of GDP is promoted by elongation factor Ts; many prokaryotes have two copies of the gene encoding EF-Tu) codes for the protein GDSVTMEVTLITPIAMEKELRFAIREGGRTVGAGVISEIIK
- the rpmG gene encoding 50S ribosomal protein L33 encodes the protein MREQVLLACSECKIRWYSTSKNKKNTTARLELVKFCRNCHKRTPHKEIK
- the secE gene encoding preprotein translocase subunit SecE, with amino-acid sequence MFGKIGNFISEVMVELKKVSWPTKNELIGSTIVVIISVLAMSAFIGVCDFVFSKAVHIIIRQ
- the nusG gene encoding transcription termination/antitermination protein NusG; translated protein: MEKHWYVIHALTGQEEKVKANILNRLELSNLKDKISQVLIPTEVVSEVKSGKKKISERKFFPGYVLVEMELTDESWYLIKNTPGVTGFISSGDKPTPLLNEEVDNILKQSEEKKEKPMPKVTFNQGESVRIKEGPFTNFNGTIEELNPARGKLKVLVMIFGRSTPVELEYWQVERL
- the rplK gene encoding 50S ribosomal protein L11 — protein: MAKKVKVQIKLYCPGGQANPAPPVGPALGQHGLNIMEFCKSFNEKTKDRQGLTLPVVISVYEDRTFSFIVKSPPCSVLLKKAANIAKASGTPNKEKVAKITREQAIEIAKAKMQDLNTKDIECALRVVMGTARSMGIDVN